The genomic stretch CGCCTGCGCGGCATCGGCCTCGACGTCATCTGGGCGACGGGCGACGGCGGCGCCTACGGCCACTGGTCCGCCGTGGCCATCGAGACCACCGTGGATGCTCTCGACGGGCTTCCGGCACGCATCGAGGCCGCCCTGCGCGCGGACCTCGTGTTGGGGCCGACGCTGGCCGAGCTGGCCCGACCGGGCACGCCCTCGCTCGGAGAGCAAGCGCTGCGCGGGCTGCCGAGCCTCGTGGTCGCCCCCGCCACGCCCGCCGCCGGGCCCCGCTACGTGGTGGCCCGCCCCCAGGGCGCCGAGGCCATGCGGCGCCAAAACGGGCGCTGAGCCCCCTTTGCTGATACCCCTTTGCGGGATCGGCCGAATGAACCATCATTCAGTTCAGCCCCCATGGTGACGACCCCCGAACGCCACGCTGCCGAGAGCCCGATGCCGACCGCACGCCCAGCCACGAAGACCAAGCCACGCCGCGCTCCGGACAACGACAAGCGCGAGCGCATCCTGCGCGCCGCCATCAAGGTCTTCGCGCGGAAGGGCTTCTACGCCACGCGCGTGAGCGAGATCGCGAAGGCGGCGGGCGTGGCCGACGGCACTATCTACCTCTACTTCAAGAACAAGGACGACGTCCTCGTCTCCATCTTCGACGACCGCATCACGCGGCTGCTGGTGGTCATCCGCCAGGAGATGGCCGCCTGCGCCACCGTGGAAGAGCGCATCACGCGCGTGGTGGAGCTGCAGCTCGGCCTGCTCGAGGGCCAGCGCGACTTGGCCGAGGTGGTGACCGTCAACCTGCGCCAGAGCTCGAAGCTGC from Sandaracinaceae bacterium encodes the following:
- a CDS encoding TetR/AcrR family transcriptional regulator, translated to MPTARPATKTKPRRAPDNDKRERILRAAIKVFARKGFYATRVSEIAKAAGVADGTIYLYFKNKDDVLVSIFDDRITRLLVVIRQEMAACATVEERITRVVELQLGLLEGQRDLAEVVTVNLRQSSKLLKQYAAPLFNEYIELIAGTIAEGQREGALRTDINPKVAARSLWGALDGVTLTWAVGGDADPVALRKAAKQLASLFLEGLRAR